TATGTGTTGATAAAGACCAAGCATTTAGGAGACAATTTTTGTCTCCCAATGTTTCTTTATAACATTATCTCTCTAATGctcattaaattttatttaaaaagtgtttATCAACAGGAAACTAGTGGTTTCGTCAAGACCAGATGTACACAATCCTAGCTCATCCTAGATTTAGCtcctacatttttttaatgactgcATCAAACTATCGTTTTATAAATTCATTTGAAGACAATTATAAGACATAGCCCACTTACAATAAATATGTGACAGTATGCACACATTGGGATGTTCACACCCAACCAATGACAGAAAAGGGGAACAATTTTGCCTTTGGCTTCcaacttttgtttgtgttttcaaaacaataaaGGATCAAAGAGCACATACCACATTGGGGTTTTTCTTTAGAGAAGAGAGCTCAGTCAGTCGCTTGACTCGGGAACTACAACCTGAAATAAGAAAAAAGTTGTtacatttgaaaaagaaaacaaattgagaaacATATGTACAAGTGCCTCTGGCTCAGCATAATATTTAGATCGAGTCACTTAGCCAGTTGGACCGAACCtggggaaacattttttttgtgttaattaTCCTTGCTCAGGTAGAAAGCAATCAACAGTACGTAACCTATTTTATGCTGCAGCAAAACTAATATTGTAATCCACACAACTGAAAACTAAGAAACATGTATGCATTtgtgaaaacaacaaattgtaaaatatcaataaaaactTGGTGTTTAAGTGGTTTGTTGCTTGCTACTAATAAAAATATGCACTTATTACTAACTTACTCAGTTCAACCACCGTAACTTGGAAGGTTTTCGTGACTGATTTTCCTGTAGAATTAGTGAAGGTGTAAGTCACTGCTGTTGTCTGTCCAGTTGGGAAGGGGCTTCCAGATTCTATTGTCTTGCTTGAGATGACAGTTCCCAAATTGTCATTTGTTGTTGGCTCAGCCCAGGTCACTGTTGTGTTTGGAGTGCCAAAGGGAACAGTCACACTGATGTCTTCAGGGAAGCTAGTGACAAAAGGATCAGTTCTGTCTGCTGTTGGAAAAGAATTATCTGTACTGATTTATTATTCAATACATCTTTACTAACTTAAATAAATGGTACATTTCTAACTTTATCTTAGTAATGGTGCTTGTCACAAAAAACAGAaactgtcttcttttttttgggggggggggagggtgggaGAGGATAATAAACTGCCTACTAACACACACATCGGGTcatgttttttacttttctgtGGCActgaaaaaagaggaaatcagataatccttaaaaaaaattgcgtgTCTGTAAAAAATGTACTAgcagttgtttattttatacaaattggattttaaatttaagtCTTTCGGCACTGCTATTTAGCTTTAAATGAGAGTACACTGAACACGTAGAAAAAGTGACACAACAATTGTTACATTAATTGTTACTGAGATTTACAAGGTAACCATGAGGGACAtcaaaaaactttacaaaaactaATGAGAAAAAAGAATTATTGACATATTCGAAGTAAATGAGATGTGCTAAAAAAAGATTAAACCATCACTTACCTAGCACATTCACCTTCACATTTAATGTTCGAGTGACTGAATTTCCGGAAAGATCTGTGAATAAATATGTCACAGGGGTGGTTCCTGGAGAAAAGAAACTTCCCGGTTGCCTGTCTGAGTTAATTGACTGGTCCCGAGTTGTTGGACACTGTTGGATTTGGCCAAACTACAGACACATCAGATTTTCCAAATGGAATGGTAACAGAGACATCCTCTGGGAAAGCTGTCACCTGAGGTAATACTGTATCAGCTGTGAACAGTGAGACAAACCACTTTATGAGAATACACAATTATAAAAGTAATTATTGTACTCTACAATTCGATACCTACATGCAGAGGCATATATTAAGAGAGTTGCGAAAACTCCTGATTAGAAGCTATTTCAAACTAAACACATGAGCGCAATACACCTTGTGTGACTTGACAATGGAGCGTCAGTCCACATATGAGCCAATCAGCATGGAGGATTCACAGTGCGTGTGCGTTGACGTGCGTGTGTGGCGGCCATAGCTGCAGTGGCGTAAATTCCCATGAACGAGCTGCTCGGATTTAATTAGTACACACCGCAACTTTCTCCATACACAGCGCTGCCTACATGTGGTGTGTCAtattaatgtttttactgtGATGAACAACTTTGAGTTCTCTTTTACACTTACTTAGTTCAACCACTGTAACTTGGAAGGTTTTCTTGACTGAATTTCCTGTAGAATTAGTGAAGGTGTAAGTCACTGCTGTTGTCTGTCCAGTTGGGAAGGGGCTTCCAGATTCTATTGTCTTGCTTGAGATGACAGTTCCCAAATTGTCATTTGTTGTTGGCTCAGCCCAGGTCACTGTTGTGTTTGGAGTGCCAAAGGGAACAGTCACACTGATGTCTTCAGGGAAGCTAGTGACAAAAGGATCAGTTCTGTCTGCTGTTGGAAAAGAATTATCTGTACTGATTTATTATTCAATACATCTTTACTAACTTAAATAAATGGTACATTTCTAACTTTATCTTAGTAATGGTGCTTGTCACAAAAAACAGAAACtgtcttctttttttgggggggggggagggtgggaGAGGATAATAAACTGCCTACTAACACACACATCGGGTcatgttttttacttttctgtggcactgaaaaaaagaggaaatcagataatccttaaaaaaaattgcgtgTCTGTAAAAAATGTACTAgcagttgtttattttatacaaattggattttaaatttaagtCTTTCGGCACTGCTATTTAGCTTTAAATGAGAGTACACTGAACACGTAGAAAAAGTGACACAACAATTGTTACATTAATTGTTACTGAGATTTACAAGGTAACCATGAGGGACAtcaaaaaactttacaaaaactaATGAGAAAAAATGAATTATTGACATATTCGAAGTAAATGAGATGTGCTAAAAAAAGATTAAACCATCACTTACCTAGCACATTCACCTTCACATTTAATGTTCGAGTGACTGAATTTCCGGAAAGATCTGTGAATAAATATGTCACAGGGGTGGTTCCTGGAGAAAAGAAACTTCCCGGTTGCCTGTCTGAGTTAATTATGACTGGTCCCGAGTTGTTGGACACTGTTGGATTTGGCCAAACTACAGACACATCAGATTTTCCAAATGGAATGGTAACAGAGACATCCTCTGGGAAAGCTGTCACCTGAGGTAATACTGTATCAGCTGTGAACAGTGAGACAAACCACTTTATGAGAATACACAATTATAAAAGTAATTATTGTACTCTACAATTCGATACCTACATGCAGAGGCATATATTAAGAGAGTTGCGAAAACTCCTGATTAGAAGCTATTTCAAACTAAACACATGAGCGCAATACACCTTGTGTGACTTGACAATGGAGCGTCAGTCCACATATGAGCCAATCAGCATGGAGGATTCACAGTGCGTGTGCGTTGACGTGCGTGTGTGGCGGCCATAGCTGCAGTGGCGTAAATTCCCATGAACGAGCTGCTCGGATTTAATTAGTACACACCGCAACTTTCTCCATACACAGCGCTGCCTACATGTGGTGTGTCAtattaatgtttttactgtGATGAACAACTTTGAGTTCTCTTTTACACTTACTTAGTTCAACCACTGTAACTTGGAAGGTTTTCTTGACTGAATTTCCTGTAGAATTAGTGAAGGTGTAAGTCACTGCTGTTGTCTGTCCAGTTGGGAAGGGGCTTCCAGATTCTATTGTCTTGCTTGAGATGACAGTTCCCAAATTGTCATTTGTTGTTGGCTCAGCCCAGGTCACTGTTGTGTTTGGAGTGCCAAAGGGAACAGTCACACTGATGTCTTCAGGGAAGCTAGTGACAAAAGGATCAGTTCTGTCTGCTGTTGAAAGAGAAAGTTATATAAGCTCAGCTCTGATTTGTCAACTTTTTTAGAACACAACatcttaattattatttaacacCTACATATGGCCGGTGCATCATATTCAGGATTGTGTCATTTTTAGAGTCCTGGCCAATCAGGTATCCATGTATCTAAATGGACTTAATCGCCTTAGGGTGTGTACAAGCCGGGAGAGTGCGTTCTTTTATTAGAGAACAGCGTGAAAATGGACTGCGCAGTGTAGACAAAATTACCGCAATCTCAGACTTGATATCAAGTCTATCCCCAACCATATACGCCTTTTAGACAAAGTCCATTGAGGCAAGTTCTGTGGACATATTGATTTTGATGTATGGACCCCAGTTCAATCGGCTTCTGCTTGTACAatccaaaaacaaattttattttgatattccAAGTATTGATGTAGTTAGTGCGATGACACCATTTCTTTTGTCTTAGTCCTAATTACcttcaaatgtaaaaaacaGACCGCCAATTCAAGACACACccacaaaccaaatatctaagcaaaatttcaaatatttgtcaagttatcatgatgacgtcatttctTTTGTCTCAGCCAAGGTTTCTGCTTTAGCGAGTATCCTTTGCCAGTGATTTATTTAGCCATGATTGTCCTTATGGNNNNNNNNNNNNNNNNNNNNNNNNNNNNNNNNNNNNNNNNNNNNNNNNNNNNNNNNNNNNNNNNNNNNNNNNNNNNNNNNNNNNNNNNNNNNNNNNNNNNACAATTTTGCCTTTGGCTTCcaacttttgtttgtgttttcaaaaCATAAAGGATCAAAGAGCACATACCACATTGGGGTTTTTCTTTAGAGAGAGAGCTCAGTCAGTCGCTTGACTCGGGAACTACAACCTGAAATAAGAAAAAAGTTGTTACATttgaaaaagagaaaacaaattgagaaacATATGTACAAGTGCCTCTGGCTCAGCATAATATTTAGATCGAGTCACTTAGCCAGTTGGACCGAACCTggggaaacatttttttgtgtgttaattATCCTTGCTCAGGTAGAAAGCAATCAACAGTACGTAACCTATTTTATGCTGCAGCAAAACTAATATTGTAATCCACACAACTGAAAACTAAGAAACATGTATGCATTtgtgaaaacaacaaattgtaaaatatcaataaaaaacTTGGTGTTTAAGTGGTTTGTTGCTTGCTACTAATAAAAATATGCACTTATTACTAACTTACTCAGTTCAACCACCGTAACTTGGAAGGTTTTCGTGACTGATTTTCCTGTAGAATTAGTGAAGGTGTAAGTCACTGCTGTTGTCTGTCCAGTTGGGAAGGGGCTTCCAGATTCTATTGTCTTGCTTGAGATGACAGTTCCCAAATTGTCATTTGTTGTTGGCTCAGCCCAGGTCACTGTTGTGTTTGGAGTGCCAAAGGGAACAGTCACACTGATGTCTTCAGGGAAGCTAGTGACAAAAGGATCAGTTCTGTCTGCTGTTGGAAAAGAATTATCTGTACTGATTATTATTCAATACATCTTTACTAACTTAAATAAATGGTACATTTCTAACTTTATCTTAGTAATGGTGCTTGTCACAAAAACAGAaactgtcttcttttttttgggggggggagggtgggaGAGGATAATAAACTGCCTACTAACACACACATCGGGTcatgttttttacttttctgtggcactgaaaaaaagaggaaatcagataatccttaaaaaaaattgcgtgTCTGTAAAAAATGTACTAgcagttgtttattttatacaaattggATTTTAAATTTAGTCTTTCGGCACTGCTATTTAGCTTTAAATGAGAGTACACTGAACACGTAGAAAAAGTGACACAACAATTGTTACATTAATTGTTACTGAGATTTACAAGGTAACCATGAGGGACAtcaaaaactttacaaaaactaATGAGAAAAAATGAATTATTGACATATTCGAAGTAAATGAGATGTGCTAAAAAAAGATTAAACCATCACTTACCTAGCACATTCACCTTCACATTTAATGTTCGAGTGACTGAATTTCCGGAAAGATCTGTGAATAAATATGTCACAGGGGTGGTTCCTGGAGAAAAGAAACTTCCCGGTTGCCTGTCTGAGTTAATTATGACTGGTCCCGAGTTGTTGGACACTGTTGGATTTGGCCAAACTACAGACACATCAGATTTTCCAAATGGAATGGTAACAGAGACATCCTCTGGGAAAGCTGTCACCTGAGGTAATACTGTATCAGCTGTGAACAGTGAGACAAACCACTTTATGAGAATACACAATTATAAAAGTAATTATTGTACTCTACAATTCGATACCTACATGCAGAGGCATATATTAAGAGAGTTGCGAAAACTCCTGATTAGAAGCTATTTCAAACTAAACACATGAGCGCAATACACCTTGTGTGACTTGACAATGGAGCGTCAGTCCACATATGAGCCAATCAGCATGGAGGATTCACAGTGCGTGTGCGTTGACGTGCGTGTGTGGCGGCCATAGCTGCAGTGGCGTAAATTCCCATGAACGAGCTGCTCGGATTTAATTAGTACACACCGCAACTTTCTCCATACACAGCGCTGCCTACATGTGGTGTGTCAtattaatgtttttactgtGATGAACAACTTTGAGTTCTCTTTTACACTTACTTAGTTCAACCACTGTAACTTGGAAGGTTTTCTTGACTGAATTTCCTGTAGAATTAGTGAAGGTGTAAGTCACTGCTGTTGTCTGTCCAGTTGGGAAGGGGCTTCCAGATTCTATTGTCTTGCTTGAGATGACAGTTCCCAAATTGTCATTTGTTGTTGGCTCAGCCCAGGTCACTGTTGTGTTTGGAGTGCCAAAGGGAACAGTCACACTGATGTCTTCAGGGAAGCTAGTGACAAAAGGATCAGTTCTGTCTGCTGTTGGAAAAGAATTATCTGTACTGATTTATTATTCAATACATCTTTACTAACTTAAATAAATGGTACATTTCTAACTTTATCTTAGTAATGGTGCTTGTCACAAAAAACAGAAACtgtcttctttttttggggggggggggggggggggtgggagagGATAATAAACTGCCTACTAACACACACATCGGGTcatgttttttacttttctgtggcactgaaaaaaagaggaaatcagataatccttaaaaaaaattgcgtgTCTGTAAAAAATGTACTTgcagttgtttattttatacaaattggattttaaatttaagtCTTTCGGCACTGCTATTTAGCTTTAAATGAGAGTACACTGAACACGTAGAAAAAGTGACACAACAATTGTTACATTAATTGTTACTGAGATTTACAAGGTAACCATGAGGGACAtcaaaaaactttacaaaaactaATGAGAAAAAATGAATTATTGACATATTCGAAGTAAATGAGATGTGCTAAAAAAAGATTAAACCATCACTTACCTAGCACATTCACCTTCACATTTAATGTTCGAGTGACTGAATTTCCGGAAAGATCTGTGAATAAATATGTCACAGGGGTGGTTCCTGGAGAAAAGAAACTTCCCGGTTGCCTGTCTGAGTTAATTATGACTGGTCCCGAGTTGTTGGACACTGTTGGATTTGGCCAAACTACAGACACATCAGATTTTCCAAATGGAATGGTAACAGAGACATCCTCTGGGAAAGCTGTCACCTGAGGTAATACTGTATCAGCTGTGAACAGTGAGACAAACCACTTTATGAGAATACACAATTATAAAAGTAATTATTGTACTCTACAATTCGATACCTACATGCAGAGGCATATATTAAGAGAGTTGCGAAAACTCCTGATTAGAAGCTATTTCAAACTAAACACATGAGCGCAATACACCTTGTGTGACTTGACAATGGAGCGTCAGTCCACATATGAGCCAATCAGCATGGAGGATTCACAGTGCGTGTGCGTTGACGTGCGTGTGTGGCGGCCATAGCTGCAGTGGCGTAAATTCCCATGAACGAGCTGCTCGGATTTAATTAGTACACACCGCAACTTTCTCCATACACAGCGCTGCCTACATGTGGTGTGTCAtattaatgtttttactgtGATGAACAACTTTGAGTTCTCTTTTACACTTACTTAGTTCAACCACTGTAACTTGGAAGGTTTTCTTGACTGAATTTCCTGTAGAATTAGTGAAGGTGTAAGTCACTGCTGTTGTCTGTCCAGTTGGGAAGGGGCTTCCAGATTCTATTGTCTTGCTTGAGATGACAGTTCCCAAATTGTCATTTGTTGTTGGCTCAGCCCAGGTCACTGTTGTGTTTGGAGTGCCAAAGGGAACAGTCACACTGATGTCTTCAGGGAAGCTAGTGACAAAAGGATCAGTTCTGTCTGCTGTTGGAAAAGAATTATCTGTACTGATTTATTATTCAATACATCTTTACTAACTTAAATAAATGGTACATTTCTAACTTTATCTTAGTAATGGTGCTTGTCACAAAAAACAGAAACtgtcttctttttttgggggggggggggagggtgggaGAGGATAATAAACTGCCTACTAACACACACATCGGGTcatgttttttacttttctgtggcactgaaaaaaagaggaaatcagataatccttaaaaaaaattgcgtgTCTGTAAAAAATGTACTAgcagttgttt
This DNA window, taken from Asterias rubens chromosome 15, eAstRub1.3, whole genome shotgun sequence, encodes the following:
- the LOC117300240 gene encoding hyalin-like, which translates into the protein MSRQTRSKHSEHDDLAVLVVNDPQTGFVIRPSPGKGLGTFATENIPAGKPLYIYGGDIISKQEGERREKSSESVFRYFFMFKGKQLCSDATTPSKFILGRMTNHGVKRQQNAKMKVIDFHGPQLMMYSIRTLKAGEEVLYDYGVNDLPWLQRKSGEAIPLNVSFPEDISVTVPFGTPNTTVTWAEPTTNDTLGTVILSKTIESGSSFPTGQTTAVTYTFTRPTGNSFTRTFQVTVVELTDRTDPFVTSFPEDISVTVPFGTPNTTVTWAEPTTNDNLGTVISSKTIESGSPFPTGQTTAVTYTFTNSTGNSVKKTFQVTVVELTDTVLPQVTAFPEDVSVTIPFGKSDVSVVWPNPTVSNNSGPVIINSDRQPGSFFSPGTTPVTYLFTDLSGNSVTRTLNVKVNVLDNSFPTADRTDPFVTSFPEDISVTVPFGTPNTTVTWAEPTTNDNLGTVISSKTIESGSPFPTGQTTAVTYTFTNSTGNSVKKTFQVTVVELTDTVLPQVTAFPEDVSVTIPFGKSDVSVVWPNPTVSNNSGPVIINSDRQPGSFFSPGTTPVTYLFTDLSGNSVTRTLNVKVNVLADRTDPFVTSFPEDISVTVPFGTPNTTVTWAEPTTNDNLGTVISSKTIESGSPFPTGQTTAVTYTFTNSTGNSVKKTFQVTVVELTDTVLPQVTAFPEDVSVTIPFGKSDVSVVWPNPTVSNNSGPVIINSDRQPGSFFSPGTTPVTYLFTDLSGNSVTRTLNVKVNVLDNSFPTADRTDPFVTSFPEDISVTVPFGTPNTTVTWAEPTTNDNLGTVISSKTIESGSPFPTGQTTAVTYTFTNSTGKSVTKTFQVTVVELSCSSRVKRLTELSL